The Thermoflexus hugenholtzii JAD2 genome has a window encoding:
- a CDS encoding NAD(P)-dependent oxidoreductase → MRSLGFIGLGRMGTPMARRLLQAGHRLTVHNRTRSKAEALVAEGAQWADSPRAVAQASEVVFMMLADSQASEAVLTGPEGVLAGAREGLIVVDMSTIAPAVSRRLAEQAARQGVTMLDAPVSGSVGPATEGTLTIFVGGPREAFEAVRDLLGILGRDIHYVGENGMGCAVKLAVNLILGISIQALGEAFALGARAGIPPARLWEILSDLAVISPSLRNKGGKIVQGDFAPSFALRLMEKDLGLIVEFGRQVGASTPLAAVAQQTFLAAREHGWAEADYSAIAAWLLDQRPPNAG, encoded by the coding sequence ATGCGGTCATTGGGGTTCATCGGTCTGGGGCGCATGGGAACTCCCATGGCGCGTCGTCTGCTTCAAGCCGGGCACCGGCTCACGGTTCACAACCGCACCCGGTCGAAGGCGGAGGCGCTGGTGGCCGAGGGAGCGCAGTGGGCGGATTCCCCTCGTGCGGTCGCGCAGGCCAGCGAGGTGGTTTTCATGATGTTGGCGGATTCCCAGGCCAGCGAGGCCGTGCTGACGGGACCGGAGGGGGTGCTGGCGGGCGCCCGGGAGGGGCTGATCGTGGTGGATATGAGCACCATCGCGCCTGCGGTTTCCCGGCGCCTCGCTGAGCAAGCGGCGCGTCAAGGGGTGACGATGCTGGACGCGCCGGTATCCGGCAGCGTGGGCCCGGCGACGGAGGGAACGCTCACGATCTTCGTGGGAGGGCCTCGGGAGGCCTTCGAGGCGGTCCGGGATCTGCTCGGGATCCTGGGGCGGGATATCCATTACGTGGGGGAGAACGGGATGGGGTGCGCAGTGAAGCTGGCCGTGAACCTCATCCTCGGCATCTCGATCCAGGCGCTGGGGGAGGCCTTCGCCCTGGGGGCCCGGGCAGGGATCCCGCCGGCCCGGTTGTGGGAGATCCTGTCGGATCTGGCGGTGATCTCTCCATCGCTTCGCAACAAGGGTGGGAAGATCGTCCAGGGGGATTTCGCACCCTCTTTCGCCCTCCGGCTGATGGAGAAAGACCTGGGCTTGATCGTCGAGTTCGGCCGCCAGGTGGGCGCCTCGACGCCTCTGGCCGCCGTCGCCCAGCAGACGTTCCTGGCGGCCCGGGAGCACGGATGGGCGGAGGCGGATTACTCCGCCATCGCGGCATGGTTGCTGGATCAGCGGCCGCCGAATGCGGGATGA